The proteins below come from a single Chelmon rostratus isolate fCheRos1 chromosome 12, fCheRos1.pri, whole genome shotgun sequence genomic window:
- the dnai4 gene encoding dynein intermediate chain 4, axonemal, with translation MSTSVVKEERQKRRTLVLRPSSRTINLSVSGTHGVNQSTRYTSSVVGSPSRKSLSLAGGSKVLERGAIQTPRQAVRVLDEDDNDVTPQPLYQEDPAAVQVRASRLFLDEISAGSASDQASATGSFTMPFSRSVLGSSRISSQSTMESMNEEIEDTFSKRDLPNFPDLQGKRDTVKECVTEDMLNEVIDVYISETDSISLLDIPSTFVSVDADDAEAVIERNNQCAEVCKNRVGNDKYVDRSMQTSNGAAKNKQVQSDCVVTVDKATTVTTWDMYDTLISPEQDGTVCGHEPEMADYPEAVMDTSRGAERSVSLGSTASTASAASSLKEVEAFGNSLNTESELQLIMLSEKFQHLLQVMERSILRNTFQPKLAAYKLLPVLRDPDSPAKPGMVEQMEEETEGPRPPAVERLWAFSCELSRGRSVSSVAWNKTNPDLLAVGYDELDSDNQKPGLVCCWSVKNPMWPERVIHCDSAVTSLDFSSNNPSQLAVGMQDGSIAIYNVQSHDNKSCVISSSECPNKHLGPVWQLRWIQQELSLTGEERVEALFSVAADGRISKWFVCNNGLDCIDLMKLKKIRNPKKKAGGNKTENKTDSVLSALTPGLCLDFHPTVSCIYVVGTWEGLIHKCSCSNSQHFLDTYRKHFGPVNCIAWCPLSPDVFLSCSSDWTIQLWKQDHLYPLLGFSSTQRAVCDIKWSPKWATVFGAVNEAQLEIWDLNSSILDPIIVQPAAPGVKMKSLLFATQTDCVLVGDNDGQVTVYQLKNLNVGESSQVDILEGIIHSAASR, from the exons ATGTCTACCTCTGTggtaaaagaagaaagacagaagagacgGACTCTGGTCCTGAGGCC CTCTTCTCGAACAATAAACCTTTCAGTATCAGGCACACATGGAGTCAACCAAAGTACGAGATACACGAGCAGCGTCGTCGGCTCCCCGAGCAGGAAAAGTTTGAGCCTGGCCGGTGGCAGCAAGGTTCTGGAGAGGGGCGCCATTCAGACTCCGCGACAAGCTGTGCGG GTGCTCGATGAGGACGACAATGACGTCACTCCTCAGCCGCTGTACCAGGAAGATCCAGCAGCTGTGCAGGTCCGAGCCAGCAGGCTGTTTCTGGACGAAATCTCTGCTGGATCAGCGTCAGACCAGGCATCAGCCACCGGGAGCTTCACGATGCCTTTCTCCAG GTCAGTATTAGGAAGCAGCAGAATCTCCAGCCAGTCTACCATGGAATCAATGAATGAGGAGATCGAGGATACATTTTCCAAACGAGACCTGCCCAACTTCCCAG ATTTGCAGGGGAAAAGAGACACTGTGAAAGAATGTGTGACAGAAGATATGTTGAATGAGGTCATAGATGTCTACATCTCTGAGACAGACAGCATTTCACTCCTGGACATACCCAGTACCTTTGTGTCAGTGGATGCTGATGATGCAGAAGCTGTCAT agagagaaataatcaGTGTGCTGAGGTGTGCAAGAACAGAGTGGGCAATGATAAGTACGTGGATCGATCAATGCAGACATCGAATGGagcagctaaaaataaacaggTCCAGAGCGACTGTGTGGTTACAGTGGACAAAG CCACGACAGTTACCACCTGGGACATGTATGACACTTTGATCAGCCCCGAGCAGGATGGAACAGTGTGTGGCCATGAACCAGAGATGGCTGACTATCCAGAGGCTGTTATGGATACCAGCAGAGGTGCAGAAAGGAGTGTGTCGTTGGGCAGCACCGCCAGTACAG CTAGTGCTGCTAGCTCACTGAAAGAAGTGGAAGCATTTGGGAACAGTTTAAACACTGAGTcggagctgcagctgatcatGCTGTCAGAGAAATTCCAACACTTATTACAAGTGATGGAGAGGAGCATACTGCGGAACACCTTCCAACCCAAGCTGGCTGCCTACAAACTGCTGCCCGTACTCAGAG ACCCAGACAGTCCGGCGAAACCTGGGATGgtggagcagatggaggaggagacagagggcCCTCGACCTCCAGCTGTGGAGCGTCTCTGGGCTTTCAGCTGTGAGCTCAGCCGAGGACGCAGCGTCAGCAGCGTGGCCTGGAACAAGACGAACCCg GACCTCCTGGCTGTGGGCTACGATGAGCTTGACTCCGATAACCAGAAACCAGGCCTGGTTTGCTGCTGGTCTGTCAAAAACCCCATG tgGCCTGAGCGTGTCATCCACTGCGACAGCGCTGTCACTTCCCTGGATTTCTCATCCAACAACCCCAGTCAGCTGGCTGTGGGGATGCAAGATGGCAGTATTGCTATCTACAATGTGCAGAGTCATGACAACAAGTCATGTGTcatcagcagcag tgaaTGTCCCAACAAACACTTGGGTCCAGTGTGGCAGCTCAGGTGGATCCAACAGGAGTTGAGCttaacaggagaggagagggtagAAGCTCTcttttctgtggctgcagatgGCAGAATCAGCAAGTGGTTTGTCTGCAACAATGGCCTCGACTGCATAG ACCTGATGAAGCTCAAGAAGATTCGGAATCCAAAGAAGAAGGCTGGAGggaacaagacagaaaacaagacagacagtGTTTTGTCAGCACTGACTCCTGGACTGTGTCTCGACTTCCATCCCACAGTGAGTTG TATCTACGTGGTTGGAACGTGGGAGGGTCTTATCCACAAGTGCTCTTGTTCCAACAGTCAGCATTTTCTGGATACTTACAGGAAACACTTT GGTCCTGTGAACTGCATCGCATGGTGTCCGCTCAGTCCTGATGTGTTCCTGAGCTGCTCCTCTGACTGGACCATCCAGCTGTGGAAGCAGGACCACCTCTACCCCTTGTTGGGCTTCAGTTCCACCCAGAGAGCCGTGTGCGACATCAAGTGGTCCCCGAAGTGGGCCACAGTATTCGGAGCCGTTAACGAGGCTCAGCTGGAGATCTGGGACCTGAATTCCAGCAT CTTGGACCCAATCATTGTGCAGCCCGCTGCCCCCGGTGTGAAGATGAAGTCCTTGCTGTTtgccacacagacagactgtgtcCTGGTAGGAGACAATGATGGACAAGTGACCGTCTACCAGCTGAAGAACCTCAATGTGGGAGAGAGCAGCCAG GTGGATATTCTGGAAGGCATCATCCACTCTGCAGCTTCCAGATAG